One Streptosporangium sp. NBC_01495 DNA window includes the following coding sequences:
- the dxs gene encoding 1-deoxy-D-xylulose-5-phosphate synthase yields the protein MSERTGQPGNLLESVKGPGDLKRLAADELPVLAAEIRDLLIASTARSGGHLGPNLGVVELTIAMHRVFDSPRDRILWDTGHQAYVHKMLTGRAGRFDTLRQEGGLSGYPSQAESEHDIIENSHASTALSYADGLAKAYRLRGEADRTVVAVIGDGALTGGMAWEALNNIAARKDLPLIIVVNDNGRSYSPTIGGLASHLASLRTNQRYEDVLDFVKGNLNRVPVVGAPVYDALHGVKKGLKDVLAPQVMFEDLGLKYIGLVDGHDEQAVEAALRRARDFRRPVIVHVLTKKGFGYSPAENHDEDCFHSPGVFDPLTGEEKPKPHGWTNVFGQEMVRLGAERSDIVAITAAMLGPTGLIPFSEAYPDRLYDVGIAEQHALTSAAGLALGGLHPVVAVYATFLNRAFDQLLMDVALHRLPVTVVLDRAGVTGDDGASHNGMWDLSILQVVPGLSIAVPRDEPRLRELLAEAVEIDDGPSVVRYPKGAVATEIEAVGRLGEMDVLRAGDPDVLLVSVGPMAELCMEAAGLLDAQGISATVVDPRWVKPLDEALTAAARVHKLVVVVEDNGRVGAVGDAVARMLRDADVDVPVRTYGIPQRFLDHAKRPKILSEIGLTSQDIARQITEAIAKRSPVLENHPTR from the coding sequence GTGAGCGAGCGGACCGGGCAGCCTGGAAATCTTCTGGAGTCGGTCAAGGGACCAGGGGACCTCAAGCGCCTGGCGGCGGACGAGCTACCGGTCCTCGCCGCAGAGATCAGGGATCTCCTGATCGCCTCCACCGCCCGCAGCGGCGGCCACCTGGGTCCCAACCTCGGCGTCGTCGAACTGACGATCGCGATGCACCGGGTCTTCGACTCGCCCCGCGACCGCATCCTGTGGGACACCGGCCACCAGGCCTACGTCCACAAGATGCTCACCGGCCGGGCCGGGCGGTTCGACACGCTCCGCCAGGAGGGCGGCCTGTCGGGCTACCCGAGCCAGGCCGAGTCCGAGCACGACATCATCGAGAACTCCCACGCCTCGACCGCGCTGTCGTACGCCGACGGCCTGGCCAAGGCGTACCGGCTGCGCGGCGAGGCGGACCGCACGGTCGTCGCGGTGATCGGGGACGGGGCGCTCACCGGCGGCATGGCCTGGGAGGCGCTCAACAACATCGCGGCGCGCAAGGACCTGCCGCTGATCATCGTGGTCAACGACAACGGCCGCTCCTACTCGCCGACCATCGGCGGGCTCGCCTCCCACCTGGCCTCCCTGCGCACGAACCAGCGCTACGAGGACGTGCTCGACTTCGTCAAGGGCAACCTGAACAGGGTCCCGGTGGTCGGCGCCCCCGTCTACGACGCCCTGCACGGCGTCAAGAAGGGCCTCAAGGACGTCCTGGCCCCGCAGGTCATGTTCGAGGACCTCGGCCTGAAGTACATCGGGCTGGTCGACGGCCACGACGAGCAGGCCGTGGAGGCCGCGCTGCGCAGGGCCCGCGACTTCCGCCGCCCGGTCATCGTGCACGTGCTCACCAAGAAGGGCTTCGGCTACTCGCCGGCGGAGAACCACGACGAGGACTGCTTCCACTCGCCGGGCGTCTTCGACCCGCTCACGGGTGAGGAGAAGCCGAAGCCGCACGGCTGGACCAACGTCTTCGGCCAGGAGATGGTGCGGCTGGGCGCGGAGCGGAGCGACATCGTGGCGATCACCGCCGCGATGCTCGGCCCCACCGGCCTGATCCCGTTCTCCGAGGCCTACCCCGACCGCCTCTACGACGTCGGCATCGCCGAGCAGCACGCCCTGACCAGCGCCGCCGGCCTGGCGCTCGGCGGCCTGCACCCGGTGGTGGCCGTCTACGCCACCTTCCTCAACCGGGCCTTCGACCAGCTCCTGATGGACGTCGCCCTGCACCGGCTCCCCGTCACGGTCGTGCTCGACCGGGCGGGCGTCACCGGCGACGACGGCGCCAGCCACAACGGCATGTGGGACCTGTCGATCCTGCAGGTCGTCCCCGGCCTGTCGATCGCCGTCCCCCGCGACGAGCCCCGCCTGCGCGAGCTGCTGGCCGAGGCCGTGGAGATCGACGACGGCCCGAGCGTCGTGCGCTACCCCAAGGGGGCGGTGGCCACCGAGATCGAGGCGGTCGGCCGCCTCGGCGAGATGGACGTGCTGCGCGCGGGCGACCCCGACGTGCTGCTCGTGTCCGTGGGACCGATGGCCGAACTGTGCATGGAGGCCGCCGGCCTGCTCGACGCCCAGGGCATCTCCGCCACGGTGGTCGACCCGCGCTGGGTCAAGCCCCTGGACGAGGCCCTGACAGCGGCCGCCCGCGTCCACAAACTGGTCGTGGTGGTCGAGGACAACGGCCGGGTGGGCGCGGTCGGCGACGCGGTCGCCCGCATGCTGCGCGACGCCGACGTGGACGTCCCGGTCCGCACGTACGGCATCCCGCAGCGCTTCCTCGACCACGCCAAGCGCCCGAAGATCCTCAGCGAGATCGGCCTGACCTCACAGGACATCGCCCGCCAGATCACCGAGGCGATCGCGAAGCGCTCCCCGGTCCTGGAGAACCACCCGACCCGCTGA
- a CDS encoding DedA family protein, with the protein MPAAAHDRDPGVMLLDMLQSSSPYLVGSILLAVLAFAGSLIPGVAAILVAGAALADPWEIAAVALAGCAGCALYATGGWLIGRRYGSRLRRSGAGRRIGERRWSRAEQLATGAGYGPALAAACFLPVVGSLTPIVAGTLSMPYTRFIRWALAGSAVWVTVYLTLGTLAGEALRQNRHLLVPILVCVAVVVAGLVVINHRARPPREAAGAGDTGDTGDTDAAADAGSGHTIGSGHTIGSDDASGKIVG; encoded by the coding sequence ATGCCGGCCGCCGCCCACGACCGCGATCCTGGGGTCATGCTCCTGGACATGCTGCAGTCGTCGTCTCCGTATCTGGTCGGCTCGATACTTCTCGCCGTGCTGGCGTTCGCCGGCTCGCTGATACCCGGTGTCGCGGCGATCCTCGTGGCGGGGGCGGCGCTGGCGGATCCATGGGAGATCGCGGCGGTGGCGCTCGCCGGTTGTGCCGGGTGCGCCCTGTACGCCACCGGCGGCTGGCTCATCGGCCGCCGGTACGGGTCGCGGCTGCGTCGCAGCGGGGCCGGGCGCCGGATCGGCGAGCGGCGCTGGTCGCGGGCCGAGCAACTGGCCACGGGCGCGGGTTACGGCCCGGCTCTGGCAGCCGCCTGTTTCCTGCCGGTGGTCGGCTCGCTCACCCCGATCGTCGCCGGGACCCTGAGCATGCCGTACACGCGTTTCATCCGCTGGGCCCTGGCGGGCAGCGCGGTCTGGGTGACCGTCTACCTGACGCTGGGCACCCTCGCGGGTGAGGCCCTGCGGCAGAACCGGCACCTGCTGGTACCGATCCTCGTCTGCGTGGCGGTCGTGGTCGCGGGCCTCGTCGTGATCAACCACCGCGCCCGCCCGCCGCGGGAGGCTGCGGGCGCCGGCGACACCGGCGACACCGGCGACACTGATGCCGCCGCCGACGCCGGCTCCGGTCACACGATCGGCTCCGGACACACGATCGGCTCCGACGACGCGAGCGGGAAGATCGTCGGATAG
- a CDS encoding amino acid permease → MGVLRVKSVEQSISDTEAPEHRLRKDLSALDLTIFGIGVVIGTGIFVLTGRVAREMAGPSVALSFVVAGIVCALAALCYAEFASTVPAAGSAYTFAFATLGEFPAWIIGWDLMLEMMLGAAVVAVGWSGYLTSLLASLGVTLPGAIAGEGAAFNLPAALIVLVLTGILVIGIKLSSRFNLVIVTIKLAVILLVVVAGLFFVRAANYSPFIPPSKPTPAVEGLSAPLIQVLFGISPVAYGVLGVFSAAAIVFFAYIGFDVVATAAEETRNPQRDLPIGILTSLGVCTVLYVAVSLVVVGMQPYSRLSEAAPLADAFKAVGQTWAASLISVGALAGLTTVVMILMLGMSRVMFAMCRDNLLPRGLAKVHPKYRTPYIITIMMGLVVSALAGLVPLATIAELVNIGTLFAFVVVSIAVVILRRTRPELPRSFRTPLVPLVPILSVLACLYLMLNLPVETWLRFVAWMLLGILIYFGYGYRHSRLSER, encoded by the coding sequence ATGGGCGTCTTGCGCGTCAAGTCGGTGGAACAGTCGATCTCGGACACCGAGGCACCGGAACACCGGCTGCGCAAGGATCTCAGCGCGCTGGACCTCACCATCTTCGGCATCGGCGTCGTCATCGGCACCGGCATCTTCGTGCTCACCGGCCGGGTCGCCAGGGAGATGGCCGGCCCCTCGGTGGCCCTGTCCTTCGTGGTCGCCGGCATCGTCTGCGCGCTGGCGGCGCTCTGCTACGCCGAGTTCGCCTCCACCGTCCCGGCGGCAGGGTCCGCCTACACCTTCGCCTTCGCCACCCTCGGCGAGTTTCCCGCCTGGATCATCGGCTGGGACCTGATGCTGGAGATGATGCTCGGCGCCGCGGTCGTCGCGGTCGGCTGGTCGGGATACCTGACCTCGCTGCTGGCGTCCCTGGGGGTGACGCTGCCCGGCGCGATCGCGGGGGAGGGGGCGGCGTTCAACCTGCCCGCCGCGCTGATCGTGCTGGTCCTCACCGGGATCCTGGTCATCGGGATCAAGCTGTCGTCCCGGTTCAACCTCGTCATCGTCACGATCAAGCTCGCGGTGATCCTGCTGGTCGTCGTGGCCGGGCTGTTCTTCGTCAGGGCCGCCAACTACTCCCCGTTCATCCCGCCCTCGAAGCCGACCCCCGCGGTGGAGGGGCTGTCCGCGCCGCTTATCCAGGTGCTGTTCGGGATCAGCCCGGTCGCGTACGGGGTGCTGGGCGTCTTCAGCGCCGCGGCGATCGTGTTCTTCGCCTACATCGGCTTCGACGTGGTCGCCACCGCCGCCGAGGAGACGCGCAACCCGCAGCGGGACCTGCCCATCGGCATCCTGACCTCGCTCGGCGTCTGCACGGTGCTCTACGTCGCGGTCTCCCTGGTCGTCGTCGGCATGCAGCCCTACAGCCGGCTCAGCGAGGCCGCGCCGCTGGCCGACGCGTTCAAGGCGGTCGGCCAGACCTGGGCCGCGTCGCTGATCAGCGTCGGCGCCCTGGCCGGCCTGACGACGGTCGTGATGATCCTCATGCTGGGCATGTCGCGGGTGATGTTCGCCATGTGCCGCGACAACCTGCTGCCGCGCGGGCTGGCGAAGGTGCATCCCAAGTACCGGACCCCGTACATCATCACCATCATGATGGGCCTCGTCGTCTCGGCCCTGGCCGGGCTGGTGCCGCTGGCCACCATCGCCGAGCTGGTCAACATCGGCACGCTCTTCGCGTTCGTGGTGGTCTCGATCGCGGTGGTCATCCTGCGCCGCACCCGTCCCGAGCTGCCGAGGTCCTTCCGCACCCCGCTGGTGCCGCTGGTGCCGATCCTGTCGGTGCTCGCCTGCCTCTACCTGATGCTCAACCTCCCGGTGGAGACCTGGCTGAGGTTCGTGGCGTGGATGCTGCTCGGGATCCTGATCTACTTCGGGTACGGCTACCGGCACAGCAGGCTGTCGGAGCGCTAG
- a CDS encoding thiolase family protein — MPSSRDVVFVDGVRTPFGRSGPKGLYAETRADDLVIRVIRELIRRNPNLPPERVDEVAIAATTQIGDQGLTLGRSAAILAGLPKTVPGYSIDRMCAGAMTAVTSVAGGIAFGAYDVAIAGGVEHMGRHPMGEGVDPNPRFLAEQLVDGSALVMGMTAENLHDRYPSITKDRADAFALASQEKVAKAYADGRIQEDLVPMATRSAEKGWGLATADEAPRPGTTLEGLAGLKTPFRPHGRVTAGNASGINDGATGCVVAAADVAEELGLAPKMRLVSYAFAGVDPEVMGVGPIPSTERALRLAGLSISDLGLFEINEAFAVQVLAFLEHFGIADDDPRVNPYGGAIAFGHPLASSGVRLMTQLAREFGERPDVRYGVTTMCVGLGMGGTVIWENLGWEGEK; from the coding sequence GTGCCTTCGTCTCGTGACGTCGTATTCGTCGACGGTGTGCGCACACCATTCGGCAGGTCGGGCCCCAAGGGCCTGTACGCCGAGACGCGCGCCGACGACCTGGTGATCCGCGTCATCCGCGAGCTGATCCGGCGTAACCCGAATCTGCCTCCCGAGCGCGTCGACGAGGTGGCCATCGCGGCCACCACGCAGATCGGCGACCAGGGCCTGACCCTCGGCCGCTCCGCCGCGATCCTGGCCGGGCTGCCCAAGACCGTGCCCGGCTACTCGATCGACCGCATGTGCGCGGGCGCGATGACCGCGGTGACCTCGGTCGCCGGCGGCATCGCCTTCGGCGCCTACGACGTCGCCATCGCCGGCGGCGTCGAGCACATGGGCCGCCACCCCATGGGCGAGGGCGTCGACCCCAACCCCCGCTTCCTGGCCGAGCAGCTCGTGGACGGTTCCGCCCTCGTCATGGGCATGACCGCCGAGAACCTCCACGACCGCTACCCCTCCATCACGAAGGACCGCGCGGACGCCTTCGCCCTCGCCTCCCAGGAGAAGGTCGCCAAGGCGTACGCCGACGGCAGGATCCAGGAGGACCTGGTCCCGATGGCGACCAGGTCCGCGGAGAAGGGCTGGGGGCTGGCCACGGCCGACGAGGCTCCCCGCCCCGGCACCACGCTGGAGGGCCTCGCCGGGCTGAAGACCCCGTTCCGCCCGCACGGCCGGGTCACCGCGGGCAACGCCTCCGGCATCAACGACGGCGCCACCGGCTGCGTCGTGGCCGCCGCCGACGTCGCGGAGGAGCTCGGCCTCGCGCCGAAGATGCGCCTGGTCTCGTACGCCTTCGCGGGCGTGGACCCCGAGGTGATGGGCGTCGGGCCGATCCCGTCCACCGAGCGGGCCCTGCGCCTGGCCGGGCTCTCCATCTCCGACCTGGGACTGTTCGAGATCAACGAGGCGTTCGCCGTGCAGGTGCTGGCGTTCCTGGAGCACTTCGGCATCGCCGACGACGACCCCCGGGTGAACCCCTACGGCGGCGCCATCGCCTTCGGCCACCCGCTGGCCTCCTCCGGGGTGCGCCTGATGACGCAGCTCGCCCGCGAGTTCGGCGAGCGCCCCGACGTCCGCTACGGCGTGACCACGATGTGCGTGGGCCTGGGCATGGGCGGAACGGTCATCTGGGAGAACCTCGGCTGGGAGGGCGAGAAGTGA
- a CDS encoding neutral zinc metallopeptidase, whose product MRIPLIALLSGVLVSTLLSGTAGAAVTTERLAPVPTGKAALTANPIYKTGKLEPDACPEQPVYNDDLETAETYLSFALDCLNEGWEYQFSKTKLPFSKPRFAVTSRTGVPTGCGRFPKGAQAVYCPANKKITFYLSKGILSQATELFLFQTLAHEYGHHVQQLSGIMTAFNTRDYKNDKAVLAELRKIELQAECLSGAFIGSIWRSLNRRESDFRYVLSAAYSTATHGTAKNIAYWVTRGFQQETPGSCNTFTAPKSRVS is encoded by the coding sequence ATGCGTATCCCCCTTATCGCACTGCTCTCCGGCGTACTCGTGAGCACGCTGCTCTCCGGTACGGCGGGCGCGGCGGTCACCACCGAGCGACTCGCGCCGGTGCCCACGGGCAAGGCCGCCCTGACCGCCAACCCGATATACAAGACGGGCAAGCTCGAGCCGGACGCCTGCCCGGAGCAGCCGGTCTACAACGACGACCTGGAGACCGCCGAGACCTATCTCAGCTTCGCCCTGGACTGCCTCAACGAGGGCTGGGAGTACCAGTTCTCCAAGACGAAGCTGCCCTTCTCCAAGCCCAGGTTCGCGGTCACCTCGCGCACCGGCGTCCCGACCGGCTGCGGCAGGTTCCCCAAGGGCGCCCAGGCGGTCTACTGCCCGGCGAACAAGAAGATCACCTTCTATCTCAGCAAGGGGATCCTCTCCCAGGCGACCGAGCTGTTCCTGTTCCAGACCCTGGCGCACGAGTACGGTCACCACGTCCAGCAGCTCTCCGGGATCATGACGGCCTTCAACACCCGGGACTACAAGAACGACAAGGCGGTGCTCGCCGAGCTGCGCAAGATCGAGCTCCAGGCCGAGTGCCTGAGCGGCGCCTTCATCGGCAGCATCTGGCGCTCCCTCAACCGTCGCGAGTCGGACTTCAGGTACGTCCTGAGCGCCGCCTACAGCACGGCCACCCACGGCACGGCCAAGAACATCGCCTACTGGGTTACCCGCGGTTTCCAGCAGGAGACCCCCGGCTCCTGCAACACCTTCACCGCCCCCAAGTCCCGGGTCTCCTGA
- a CDS encoding neutral zinc metallopeptidase, translating into MTFALVTGLGTASASTSRTAATSASQQVAPVTGTTSGTTTSAGYAKEQAPPRGRAAATASPLYRTGTLPTMRCQAGQIRAGSAASYRTFVTKLIRCLNLAWKTQFRKTNLAFSQPKLRFSTTKVNTPCGRWPSSAGGLYCSSNRTIYIGVTREVLKNAFPANHAQFIAHEYGHHVQRLAGIMDYYGNSIWRASSSTKLAFSRRLELQADCLGSAFLRKIAEDLPVEPAQWDAMVSWVNANGHKNWPKNDHGKGRSQAYWMERGYNAGSPSGCNTWTAPSGRVA; encoded by the coding sequence TTGACGTTTGCCCTGGTGACGGGCCTGGGCACAGCCAGCGCGTCCACCTCGCGGACCGCCGCGACCTCCGCCTCGCAGCAGGTCGCGCCGGTCACCGGGACGACGTCGGGCACGACCACCTCCGCCGGCTACGCCAAGGAGCAGGCACCCCCGCGCGGCCGGGCCGCCGCGACGGCCAGCCCCCTGTACCGCACCGGCACCCTGCCCACCATGCGCTGCCAGGCCGGACAGATCCGCGCGGGGAGCGCGGCCTCCTACCGGACCTTCGTCACCAAGCTCATCCGCTGCCTGAACCTGGCCTGGAAGACCCAGTTCAGGAAGACCAACCTGGCGTTCTCCCAGCCCAAGCTGCGTTTCTCCACCACCAAGGTGAACACCCCCTGCGGCCGGTGGCCCAGCAGCGCCGGGGGGCTGTACTGCTCCAGCAACCGCACCATCTACATCGGCGTCACGCGTGAGGTCCTGAAGAACGCCTTCCCGGCCAACCACGCCCAGTTCATCGCCCACGAGTACGGCCACCACGTGCAGCGCCTCGCGGGCATCATGGACTACTACGGCAACAGCATCTGGCGCGCCTCCTCGTCCACCAAGCTGGCCTTCTCCCGCCGCCTCGAACTGCAGGCCGACTGCCTCGGCTCCGCCTTCCTGCGCAAGATCGCCGAAGACCTGCCGGTCGAGCCGGCGCAGTGGGACGCGATGGTCAGCTGGGTCAACGCCAACGGGCACAAGAACTGGCCCAAGAACGACCACGGCAAGGGCCGCAGCCAGGCCTACTGGATGGAGCGCGGTTACAACGCCGGATCCCCGTCCGGATGCAACACCTGGACGGCCCCCTCCGGCCGCGTCGCCTGA
- a CDS encoding 3-hydroxyacyl-CoA dehydrogenase NAD-binding domain-containing protein — protein sequence MGTAGATDITELFADEVVTRAAVRDVELPYGAGVMALITLDNGFDHTKPSTFGPGGLTSLGEALDSVAGRGDLAAVGVVGKPFVFAVGADLKGAALVSERDQALRIGKLGHDVFRRLGELDVPSFAFVNGAAMGGGLEVALHCTYRTISSGVPAVALPECFLGLVPGWGGTQLLPRLIGPAAAVKLIVENPLAQNRMIKGREAFALGVADAMFEPADFLEESLRWAAQVLRGEVTVSRTDHTGDDWAKTVADARFLLDMRLHGASPAPYRALELVELARTASRDEGFDAEDQALADLLMGDELRAGLYSFDLVQRRAKKPAGAPDKALARKVTKVGVVGAGLMASQMALLFARRLEVPVVLTDLDQDRLDKGVGYVHAEVDRLLGKGRVSADQANRLKSLVTGSLTKDAFADADFVIEAVFEDMKVKRKVFAEVEEVVSAECVLATNTSSLSLTEMASGLRHPERVVGFHFFNPVAVMPLLEIVRGSETDDATLATAFSVGRSLKKSSVLVKDAPAFVVNRLLTRFMGEVIGAVDEGTPLEVADHALDGLGLPMTPFALMQLVGPAVALHVAETMHEAFPARYGVSENLARLVSAGKPGVYAPDFSLDPEAVALFAGGTSPSTAEEVRLRALRALAEEIRLMLEEGVVSAPQDIDLCMILGAGWPFHLGGVTPYLDRAGIAEPRFLPPGVASVPA from the coding sequence ATGGGCACCGCGGGCGCCACGGACATCACCGAGCTCTTCGCCGACGAGGTCGTCACCCGGGCGGCCGTCCGCGACGTGGAACTGCCCTACGGCGCGGGCGTCATGGCACTGATCACGCTGGACAACGGCTTCGACCACACCAAGCCGTCGACGTTCGGCCCCGGCGGGCTGACCTCGCTGGGCGAGGCCCTGGACTCGGTCGCCGGGCGCGGCGACCTGGCGGCCGTGGGCGTCGTCGGCAAGCCGTTCGTCTTCGCCGTCGGCGCCGACCTCAAGGGGGCCGCGCTGGTCTCCGAGCGGGACCAGGCGCTGCGGATCGGCAAACTGGGGCACGACGTGTTCCGCCGCCTCGGCGAGCTGGACGTGCCGTCGTTCGCGTTCGTCAACGGCGCGGCGATGGGCGGCGGCCTGGAGGTCGCGCTGCACTGCACGTACCGGACCATCTCCTCCGGCGTGCCCGCCGTGGCGCTGCCCGAGTGCTTCCTCGGCCTGGTCCCCGGCTGGGGCGGCACCCAGCTGCTGCCCCGGCTGATCGGCCCGGCCGCGGCCGTCAAGCTGATCGTCGAGAACCCGCTCGCGCAGAACCGCATGATCAAGGGCAGGGAGGCGTTCGCGCTCGGGGTCGCCGACGCGATGTTCGAGCCCGCCGACTTCCTGGAGGAGTCGCTGCGCTGGGCCGCCCAGGTGCTGCGCGGCGAGGTGACGGTCTCCCGTACCGACCACACCGGGGACGACTGGGCCAAGACGGTCGCCGACGCGCGCTTCCTGCTCGACATGAGGCTGCACGGCGCCTCCCCGGCCCCCTACCGGGCGCTGGAGCTGGTCGAACTGGCCCGCACCGCCTCGCGCGACGAGGGCTTCGACGCCGAGGACCAAGCCCTGGCCGACCTCCTCATGGGCGACGAGCTCCGCGCCGGCCTGTACTCCTTCGACCTGGTCCAGCGCCGGGCCAAGAAGCCCGCGGGCGCGCCGGACAAGGCGCTGGCCCGCAAGGTCACCAAGGTCGGCGTCGTCGGCGCGGGCCTGATGGCCTCGCAGATGGCGCTGCTGTTCGCCCGCCGCCTGGAGGTCCCGGTGGTGCTCACCGACCTGGACCAGGACCGGCTGGACAAGGGCGTCGGCTACGTCCACGCCGAGGTGGACAGGCTGCTCGGCAAGGGGCGCGTCTCCGCCGACCAGGCCAACCGGCTCAAGTCCCTGGTGACCGGCTCGCTGACCAAGGACGCGTTCGCCGACGCCGACTTCGTCATCGAGGCCGTGTTCGAGGACATGAAGGTCAAGCGGAAGGTGTTCGCCGAGGTGGAGGAGGTCGTCTCCGCCGAGTGCGTGCTGGCCACGAACACCTCCTCGCTGTCGCTGACCGAGATGGCCTCGGGGCTGCGCCACCCGGAGCGCGTCGTGGGCTTCCACTTCTTCAACCCGGTCGCGGTGATGCCGCTGCTGGAGATCGTGCGGGGTTCGGAGACCGACGACGCGACGCTCGCCACGGCCTTCTCCGTCGGCCGGTCGCTGAAGAAGTCGTCCGTGCTGGTCAAGGACGCGCCCGCGTTCGTGGTCAACCGGCTGCTGACGCGCTTCATGGGCGAGGTCATCGGCGCCGTCGACGAGGGCACCCCGCTGGAGGTCGCCGACCACGCGCTGGACGGGCTGGGCCTGCCGATGACCCCGTTCGCGCTGATGCAGCTCGTCGGCCCCGCCGTGGCGCTGCACGTCGCCGAGACGATGCACGAGGCCTTCCCGGCCCGCTACGGGGTGTCGGAGAACCTCGCCCGGCTGGTCTCGGCGGGCAAGCCGGGCGTCTACGCGCCGGACTTCTCGCTCGACCCCGAGGCGGTGGCCCTCTTCGCGGGCGGTACCTCCCCGTCGACGGCCGAGGAGGTACGGCTGCGGGCGCTGCGGGCGCTGGCCGAGGAGATCCGCCTCATGCTGGAGGAGGGCGTGGTCTCGGCTCCCCAGGACATCGACCTGTGCATGATCCTCGGCGCGGGCTGGCCGTTCCACCTGGGCGGCGTCACCCCGTACCTCGACCGGGCGGGCATCGCCGAGCCGCGCTTCCTGCCGCCGGGCGTGGCCTCGGTCCCCGCCTGA
- a CDS encoding LacI family DNA-binding transcriptional regulator → MVTLEDVARHAGVSLATASRVLNGSTRQVGAPLRAKVELAAAELGYRTNVAAQTLARGASNVIGLVVHDLTDPYFAAIADGAMRVAESQGLMVMIGTTHRDPEREIAYVSTLNAQRVRAVLLVGSRVTDPETTRRLGTELDHYRESGGRVACVGQDLLGVDTVVPDNRRGAAELARALAGLGHRNFAILAGPDWLIAPRDRVEGFAGAIEELGLPAPRVLHGSFDREGGYAAATQVSGVTCVFAVNDVMAVGALASFRDRGIRVPDDVSVAGFDDIFTLRDLVPSLSTVRLPLADMGVRALEMALGPSEGGRAEAVTVTGEVILRESTRGLG, encoded by the coding sequence GTGGTCACGCTTGAGGATGTCGCCCGGCACGCGGGCGTCTCGCTCGCCACGGCGTCGCGGGTGCTCAACGGCAGCACCCGGCAGGTGGGCGCCCCCCTGCGGGCCAAGGTGGAACTGGCCGCCGCCGAGCTGGGATACCGCACCAACGTGGCCGCGCAGACCCTCGCCAGGGGTGCCAGCAACGTGATCGGCCTGGTCGTCCACGACCTCACCGACCCCTACTTCGCCGCGATCGCCGACGGGGCCATGCGGGTCGCCGAGAGCCAGGGGCTCATGGTCATGATCGGCACCACCCACCGCGACCCCGAGCGGGAGATCGCCTACGTCTCGACGCTCAACGCCCAGCGGGTCCGCGCCGTGCTGCTCGTCGGCTCCCGGGTCACCGACCCGGAGACGACCCGGCGGCTCGGGACGGAACTCGACCACTACCGGGAGTCCGGGGGCCGGGTCGCCTGCGTGGGCCAGGACCTGCTCGGTGTCGACACGGTGGTGCCGGACAACCGCCGGGGCGCCGCCGAGCTGGCCCGCGCCCTCGCCGGGCTGGGGCACCGGAACTTCGCGATCCTCGCCGGGCCCGACTGGCTGATCGCGCCCAGGGACAGGGTGGAGGGGTTCGCCGGCGCGATCGAGGAGCTCGGACTGCCCGCGCCGCGCGTCCTGCACGGCTCCTTCGACCGGGAGGGCGGCTACGCGGCGGCCACCCAGGTGTCCGGGGTCACGTGCGTCTTCGCCGTCAACGACGTGATGGCGGTGGGCGCCCTGGCCTCCTTCAGGGACCGGGGCATCCGGGTGCCCGACGACGTCTCCGTGGCCGGTTTCGACGACATCTTCACCCTGCGCGACCTGGTTCCCTCGCTGTCCACCGTGCGGCTGCCGCTCGCCGACATGGGCGTCCGCGCGCTGGAGATGGCCCTCGGCCCGTCCGAGGGGGGCAGGGCCGAGGCCGTGACCGTGACCGGCGAGGTGATCCTCCGGGAGAGCACCCGCGGCCTGGGGTGA